The following nucleotide sequence is from Candidatus Zixiibacteriota bacterium.
TGTTTCCGGTCGTCGCGGCGGTGTGCGGCCCGTCGGAGATCGCCTATTGGGCGCAGGCGCGCAGCTTGTTCGACCGCTTCGATCTGACCATGCCGGTTGTGCTGCCACGCGTGTCCGCGACGATCACCGAAAGCAAAACCGTGCGCGCGGTTCAATCCCTCGGGCATCATGTCGCCGACTTCTTCGGTGACATCGAAGCGCTGATCAACCGGCACTTCGAGCAGTCGTTCCCGCAGGATTTGGAATCACGATTCGCCGATGAACGCGCCGCGTGGCGCCGGCGTCTGGACGAACTCAAAATGACGGTCTCGACGTTCGAGCCGACGCTGGAAAAGTCATTCGACGTCGGTGCGGGCCGGATTCTTTCGATGCTGGAACAGCTTGAGAAAAAAGCGTTTCAGGCGCACAAGCGAAAGGGCGAAGAGATTCGCGCCAAGTTTTACAAGTTGGCCGCACACCTGTATCCGGAGGGCCAGCCCCAGGAACGTATCTTCGGGATCGCCTACTATCTCAACAAGTACGGCTTCGGGGCCATCGAACGCATTCGCAGGCAACTGCGTACCGACACGCCGGACCACCAGCTCCTCGTGCCATAGCCGCCACGCCGATGCCCGCCTCCGATTCAGCTTCCCGCCCGCTTAAGATCGCGATCACCTGCTATCCCGTGCCGGGCGGTTCGGGCATCCTCGCCACCGAACTGGGTGTCCGTTTGGCCGCGCGCGGCCACGAAGTCCACTTCATCAGCAGCGCGTTGCCGTACCGTCTCGAACAGCTCAATGCCGCGCTGTACTTTCATCAGGTGGTCACACCGAGCTACCCGCTGTTCGAGCACGCACCGTACACTCTGTCGCTGGCGTCGAAGATGATCGAGGTCGCCCAGCGTGAAACGCTGGACGTCCTCCATGTCCACTACGCGATTCCGCATGCCGTGTCCGGGTATCTCGCGCGGCAGGCGATGGGGCCGACGGCGCCGCGCGTGCTCTGCACGCTCCATGGCACCGATATCACGCTGGTCGGGTCGGACCGCTCGTTCTGGGAGATCACGCGGTTCGCCATCGACGCTGTCGATGGGGTGACCGCTGTATCCCGGTTCTTGAAGGATAAGACCGTCAGCGTCTTCGGCACGCAGCGTCACATCGAAGTCATCCGCAATTTCGTCGACACGTCACGCTTCTACCCGCGCGCGGCCGATTTATGCCGTCAACGGTTCGCCGATCCCGGCGAGAAAATCGTCGCGCACCTCTCGAATTTCCGTCCGGTCAAGAATGTAACCGGCGTGGTCCAGATGTTCGCCCAGGCGAGTCGGACCGTCCCCTCTCGGCTGCTCATGATCGGCGATGGGCCGCAGACCGCGGATGCGACCGCAGTGGCGCAGGCGCTCGGCGTTGCCGACAAGGTCTCGTTTCTGGGCAATCGTGAAGACATCGCCGACATACTCTGCGCCGCCGATGCCTTCCTGCTGCCGTCGCACTATGAGGCATTCGGATTGGCGGCTCTCGAAGCGATGGCGTGCGGCGTGCCGGTGGTTGCCTCGCGCGTCGGGGGTGTTCCCGAACTCATTGAGGATGGCAAGACCGGTTTCCTGGTCGACCCGGATGATTATGTCGGCGGCAGCGAACGTCTCTCCGCGATTCTGACAGACAAGAATCTCCATGAGTCGTTGCGGGCCGGCGGCCTGCAGCATGTCAGGGACAACTTCACCGCCGATGCGGTCGTGCCGCTGTATGAGGACATGTACCGGCGACTCCTGAGGCAATGAAGACCACGAACACCTGATGTCGGTCCCTCCGCTGGACGCATCGGGTGGGGACAAAGCACCGACACGATGACCAACAGCTCCAATAGACGGAGAATTCGCGGAGACCATATGACCAACGAGCAGAACACCACCGTCGACGCATTGGCCCTGGCGGCGCACCGCGACGACATCGAAATCACCTGCGGCGGACTCTTAATCAAGCTGGCCGACAAGGGATACCGTACCGGCATCGTCGATTTCACGGCGGGGGAGATGGGCACACGCGGCAGCGCTGCCGAACGCGAGGCCGAGGCGGTTGCGGCAGCACAGATCATGAATGTCGCTCACCGAGAGAATCTCAACATGCCCGATGCCCGGCTCGACAATACGCTGGAGAATCGCCTGATGGTCGCCGACGTTCTTCGACGCCTGAGGCCGAAGTTGGTCATCCTTCCCCATTGGGAACAGCGCCATCCCGACCATCGTGTCGCGGGGGCGATCGCCTACGACGCCTGTTTCCTGGCCGGACTCAAGAAGCTCGATCTGCCCGGCGAACCGCACCGTCCCCACAAAATCCTCTACACGGCGTTCTTTCGTCAGCCGCCGTATTCGTTCATCATCGACATTACCCAGCAATTTGAGCGCAAGAATCACGCGGTGGCGGCCTACGCGACCCAATTCGGCACGCGCGAGCAGGGTACACGCGAAATCTATGCCCCGGGGATCAGCATCTATGATCTCATGGACACCGAGGCGCAGCAACTCGGACGGCTGATACGCAAACGCCACGCCGAGGCGTATGTGATCAAGGAAGCAATGGAAGTCGACGATCCGCTGACGATGAGCGTCGCGTCGATTTGACACGTCGCATTGTCGCGGATGGGTGTGTCACGAACCCCGTTTCGATGCCACTCTCGAATCCCTATATTTGTCCCGGAAGAGGATTCGGTCTGGTGGCCGGCGCGGACTTCAAATCCGTAGGCGACTTCGCAGACGCGAGGGCGCGGTGGGTTCGATTCCCACCCCTTCCGTTTGATTCGACTCGACACTCCCACGCGTGATGGCTCATATGTCTGCCCGCCCCCCCTCTGTCGAAGTGCTGGTTTCCAACGAGCGGCTTGCCGATCTCGTCAGTCAACACGGACGCCCGATCATCACAGACCACGTGCGCGCCGTCCTCTCCGGTGTGCGGCGGCAACAGAATTCCCCGACCGATTGGCCCAATGTTGATGAACTGATTGATGCTGTCCGGACGCGCGCCGAGACTCCATTCGGATTGCAGCGTGTCATCAATGCCACCGGCGTCCTGCTGCACACCAATCTCGGACGCGCACCGTGGAGCCGTTTCATGGTCGATCAGATTGCCGAACGTCTCGCCGGGTATGTCACGCTCGAATACGATCTCGAGAGCGGGACACGCGGCGTGCGTGGTGCGACAGTGGAAGCCGGGCTGGCCGCGTTGGCCGGTGCCGAGGGTGCGCTGATCGTAAATAACAATGCCGCGGCAGTGTATCTGGCACTCACGACCCTGGCCTGGAATCGCGAAGTCGTCATTTCGCGCGGTGAACTCGTGCAGATCGGCGGCGGATTTCGCATCCCTGAGGTGCTGGCGCGCAGCGGCGCCGTCCTGCACGAAGTCGGTACGACCAACAAGACTTCACTGCGCGACTACGAAGCCGCCTGTGGACCGCAGACCGGTTTGATTCTGAAGGTCCACCGGTCCAACTTCGTGCAGAAGGGTTTTGTGGAAGAGGTTTCTGCGTCCGATCTGGCCGCGCTGGGAAAGCGTAAGTCCCTCCCGGTCGTGTGGGATATCGGTTCGGGAGCCGTCGACGGCGTCGATGTTCCCGCTCTCTCCGGCGAACCGACGCTCCGCGATGCCGTGGCCAGTGGAGTGCATCTTGCGACCGGTTCGGGCGACAAATTGCTCGGCGGTCCCCAGGGAGGTCTGATCCTGGGGGAATCGGATTTGATCAAACGTCTCCGTGCCGACCCGCTCTATCGAGCATTTCGGCCGGGGAAGGCCACGTTGCTCGCGCTGGAATACATCGTAGCGGCGCACCGCAGCGGGCGCGCCGGGCAACTGATCCCGTTGTATCAGCTCGCGGCAGTGACGGCACACGAGCTGCAGCGCCGTGCCGAACGATTGGCCGCCGTCGCGAATGAATTCGGATGGATGTCGAAAGCGGTCACGACGAACGACACATTCGGCGGCGGCGCGGCCCCGGAAGCCGTGCTGCCGGGATGGGGACTTCGTCTTACGGGTCGAGCGTCGGCCGACGCCCTGGAGGCACGCGCGCGGGCACACACCCCGCCGATCGTCGGGACCATCACAGATGGCGCGCTTGTTTTCTCACTGCGCACGGTACTTGCCGGCGAGGACGCGGAAATCGAGCACTTCCTTCAGGTGGCATCGACCAGGTAACCCCCGACGAATCCAGGACTATCGCACCGTCATGTTTGTAATGGGAACCGCC
It contains:
- the bshB1 gene encoding bacillithiol biosynthesis deacetylase BshB1, with product MTNEQNTTVDALALAAHRDDIEITCGGLLIKLADKGYRTGIVDFTAGEMGTRGSAAEREAEAVAAAQIMNVAHRENLNMPDARLDNTLENRLMVADVLRRLRPKLVILPHWEQRHPDHRVAGAIAYDACFLAGLKKLDLPGEPHRPHKILYTAFFRQPPYSFIIDITQQFERKNHAVAAYATQFGTREQGTREIYAPGISIYDLMDTEAQQLGRLIRKRHAEAYVIKEAMEVDDPLTMSVASI
- the bshA gene encoding N-acetyl-alpha-D-glucosaminyl L-malate synthase BshA, whose translation is MPASDSASRPLKIAITCYPVPGGSGILATELGVRLAARGHEVHFISSALPYRLEQLNAALYFHQVVTPSYPLFEHAPYTLSLASKMIEVAQRETLDVLHVHYAIPHAVSGYLARQAMGPTAPRVLCTLHGTDITLVGSDRSFWEITRFAIDAVDGVTAVSRFLKDKTVSVFGTQRHIEVIRNFVDTSRFYPRAADLCRQRFADPGEKIVAHLSNFRPVKNVTGVVQMFAQASRTVPSRLLMIGDGPQTADATAVAQALGVADKVSFLGNREDIADILCAADAFLLPSHYEAFGLAALEAMACGVPVVASRVGGVPELIEDGKTGFLVDPDDYVGGSERLSAILTDKNLHESLRAGGLQHVRDNFTADAVVPLYEDMYRRLLRQ
- the selA gene encoding L-seryl-tRNA(Sec) selenium transferase is translated as MSARPPSVEVLVSNERLADLVSQHGRPIITDHVRAVLSGVRRQQNSPTDWPNVDELIDAVRTRAETPFGLQRVINATGVLLHTNLGRAPWSRFMVDQIAERLAGYVTLEYDLESGTRGVRGATVEAGLAALAGAEGALIVNNNAAAVYLALTTLAWNREVVISRGELVQIGGGFRIPEVLARSGAVLHEVGTTNKTSLRDYEAACGPQTGLILKVHRSNFVQKGFVEEVSASDLAALGKRKSLPVVWDIGSGAVDGVDVPALSGEPTLRDAVASGVHLATGSGDKLLGGPQGGLILGESDLIKRLRADPLYRAFRPGKATLLALEYIVAAHRSGRAGQLIPLYQLAAVTAHELQRRAERLAAVANEFGWMSKAVTTNDTFGGGAAPEAVLPGWGLRLTGRASADALEARARAHTPPIVGTITDGALVFSLRTVLAGEDAEIEHFLQVASTR